The following are encoded together in the Bacillus cereus group sp. RP43 genome:
- the purF gene encoding amidophosphoribosyltransferase has protein sequence MLAEIKGLNEECGVFGIWGHENAAQVSYYGLHSLQHRGQEGAGIVVNNGEKIVGHKGLGLISEVFSRGELEGLNGKSAIGHVRYATAGGSEVANVQPLLFRFSDHSMALAHNGNLINAKMLRRELEAEGSIFQTSSDTEVLLHLIKRSTKDSLIDSVKEALNKVKGAFAYLLLTGNEMIVALDPNGFRPLSIGKMGDAYVVASETCAFDVVGATYIRDVEPGELLIINDEGIHVDRFTNEVDHAICSMEYIYFARPDSNIAGINVHAARKNMGKRLAAEAPIEADVVTGVPDSSISAAIGYAEATGIPYELGLIKNRYVGRTFIQPSQELREQGVKMKLSAVRGVVEGKRVVMIDDSIVRGTTSKRIVRMLREAGATEVHVRIASPPLKYPCFYGIDIQTRKELIAANNSIEEIRQIIGADSLTFLSEDGLVDAIGRPYEGKYGGLCMAYFNGDYPTALYDYEQELLESMK, from the coding sequence ATGCTTGCTGAAATAAAGGGGTTAAATGAAGAATGTGGCGTTTTTGGAATTTGGGGGCATGAAAATGCAGCACAAGTTTCGTACTACGGATTGCACAGTTTGCAGCACCGTGGGCAAGAAGGCGCAGGCATTGTTGTAAATAATGGGGAAAAAATCGTCGGTCACAAGGGGTTAGGTTTAATATCAGAAGTGTTTTCAAGAGGTGAGCTAGAGGGATTAAACGGAAAATCAGCAATTGGACACGTACGATATGCAACAGCTGGTGGAAGTGAAGTTGCTAACGTTCAACCATTATTATTCCGTTTTTCCGATCATAGCATGGCGTTAGCTCATAACGGAAATTTAATTAACGCAAAGATGCTTCGCCGTGAATTAGAGGCAGAGGGAAGTATTTTTCAAACAAGTTCAGATACAGAAGTACTTTTACATCTCATTAAACGTAGTACAAAAGATTCTTTAATTGATAGTGTAAAAGAGGCTCTAAATAAAGTGAAAGGTGCGTTTGCATACCTTTTACTAACCGGAAATGAAATGATCGTTGCGTTAGATCCAAATGGATTCCGTCCTCTTTCAATTGGAAAGATGGGGGATGCTTACGTTGTAGCATCAGAAACATGTGCTTTCGATGTAGTTGGTGCAACATACATTCGTGATGTAGAACCTGGTGAATTGCTTATTATCAATGATGAAGGAATTCACGTAGATCGTTTTACAAATGAAGTAGACCATGCGATTTGCAGTATGGAATACATTTACTTTGCACGCCCAGATTCCAATATCGCTGGTATTAATGTTCATGCAGCACGTAAAAACATGGGGAAACGTTTAGCGGCGGAAGCTCCTATTGAAGCTGATGTTGTTACTGGTGTACCAGACTCTAGTATTTCAGCAGCAATTGGTTATGCGGAGGCGACAGGAATTCCGTATGAGTTAGGATTAATTAAAAATCGTTACGTTGGACGTACGTTTATTCAACCTTCTCAAGAGCTGCGTGAGCAAGGGGTTAAGATGAAGCTTTCAGCAGTAAGAGGCGTAGTTGAAGGAAAACGAGTTGTTATGATTGACGATTCTATCGTAAGAGGAACGACAAGTAAACGAATTGTTCGTATGCTTCGCGAGGCTGGAGCGACAGAAGTCCATGTAAGAATTGCTTCACCACCTCTTAAGTATCCATGCTTCTATGGCATTGATATTCAAACGAGAAAAGAATTAATCGCAGCAAATAATTCAATAGAAGAAATCCGTCAAATCATCGGAGCAGATTCACTAACATTTTTAAGTGAAGATGGATTAGTAGATGCAATTGGACGTCCATATGAAGGGAAATACGGCGGTCTATGTATGGCTTACTTCAATGGAGACTATCCAACAGCTCTTTATGATTATGAGCAAGAGCTTTTAGAAAGTATGAAATAA
- the purN gene encoding phosphoribosylglycinamide formyltransferase, which translates to MSRLAVFASGSGSNFQSLVNAVEEKRLDAEISLLVCDKPEARAVGRAHYHHIPCFAFSAKAYESKEAFEKEILKKLEEYEIDYVILAGYMRLIGPTLLGAYGGKIINIHPSLLPSFPGKDAVGQALEAGVKVTGVTIHYVDAGMDTGPIIAQEAVVVSEGDTRESLQKKIQQVEHKLYVNTVNQIVQSVKKPTVN; encoded by the coding sequence ATGAGTAGATTAGCAGTTTTTGCTTCTGGAAGTGGATCTAACTTTCAATCTCTCGTTAATGCGGTAGAAGAAAAAAGATTGGATGCAGAAATTAGTTTATTAGTATGTGATAAACCAGAAGCACGTGCTGTTGGACGGGCACATTATCATCATATTCCGTGTTTCGCCTTTTCAGCGAAAGCATATGAGTCAAAAGAAGCATTTGAAAAAGAAATATTAAAGAAGCTAGAAGAGTATGAAATTGATTATGTTATTTTAGCTGGATATATGCGTTTAATTGGGCCGACTTTACTAGGAGCGTACGGTGGGAAGATTATTAATATTCATCCATCACTATTACCGAGTTTTCCGGGTAAAGATGCTGTCGGTCAAGCGTTAGAAGCAGGTGTGAAAGTAACTGGAGTAACAATTCATTATGTAGATGCAGGTATGGATACAGGTCCAATTATTGCGCAAGAAGCAGTAGTTGTTTCTGAAGGGGATACGAGAGAAAGCTTACAAAAGAAAATTCAACAAGTTGAACATAAATTATACGTAAATACAGTGAATCAAATTGTTCAGTCTGTGAAAAAACCAACTGTTAACTAA
- a CDS encoding DUF2892 domain-containing protein, which translates to MKQNIGTINALIRITLGLILFGCSTAKLVRKPWCTWSKVLLWIGAMKIAEGIVRFCPIVEACKFGKYMNMSAFKMPSMNFTEKGHNKEEVNPASSHDKPKSNGSYDTSDKEIESAIEELILAKPL; encoded by the coding sequence ATGAAGCAAAACATCGGGACAATTAATGCTCTAATTCGAATCACACTCGGACTCATCCTCTTCGGTTGTAGTACAGCTAAACTCGTACGTAAACCTTGGTGCACTTGGTCTAAAGTTTTGCTATGGATTGGTGCCATGAAAATTGCGGAGGGAATCGTTCGTTTCTGCCCTATTGTTGAAGCCTGTAAGTTTGGAAAATATATGAATATGAGCGCATTTAAAATGCCTAGCATGAATTTCACTGAAAAAGGACATAATAAAGAAGAAGTTAATCCAGCTTCCAGTCATGACAAGCCAAAGTCAAATGGAAGTTATGACACTTCTGACAAAGAGATTGAGTCAGCGATTGAAGAATTAATCCTGGCAAAACCGCTTTGA
- the purD gene encoding phosphoribosylamine--glycine ligase, translating to MNVLVIGRGGREHALAWKFAQSEKVEKVYVAPGNEGMRDVATPVDIDENDFDALVLFAKEKNVELTFVGPEIPLMNGIVDRFKEEGLRVFGPNKAAAVIEGSKAFTKELMKKYDIPTAAYETFTDYEEAVKYIQKVGAPIVIKADGLAAGKGVTVAMTLEDALQAVKEMLQDVKFGEASKKVVIEEFLDGQEFSLMAFVNGTTVHPMVIAQDHKRAFDGDKGPNTGGMGAYSPVPQIPESAVQEAIETVLHPTAKAMIQENRSFTGILYAGLILTNDGPKVIEFNARFGDPETEVVLPRLENDLVDVCNAVLDESELTLQWSEDAVIGVVLASKGYPEVYKKGEIINGLDALQDVIVFHAGTVMKHGDFVTNGGRVLFVACKANSLQEAKDKVYKEIGKIESDGLFYRSDIGYRAIGHEMTRS from the coding sequence ATGAATGTTTTAGTAATCGGCCGCGGTGGGCGTGAGCATGCTTTAGCTTGGAAATTTGCACAATCTGAAAAGGTAGAAAAAGTATATGTAGCGCCAGGTAATGAAGGTATGCGAGATGTTGCAACACCAGTTGATATTGATGAGAATGATTTCGATGCATTAGTCTTATTTGCAAAAGAGAAGAATGTTGAATTAACTTTCGTTGGACCAGAGATTCCACTTATGAACGGAATCGTGGATCGTTTTAAGGAAGAGGGACTTCGTGTATTTGGTCCTAATAAAGCAGCTGCTGTTATTGAAGGTAGTAAAGCTTTTACAAAAGAGCTTATGAAAAAGTATGATATTCCAACTGCGGCATATGAAACCTTTACAGACTATGAAGAAGCAGTAAAGTACATTCAAAAAGTTGGTGCACCGATTGTAATTAAGGCAGATGGTTTAGCTGCTGGTAAAGGTGTAACAGTAGCAATGACGCTTGAAGATGCATTACAAGCTGTGAAAGAAATGCTACAAGATGTGAAATTCGGTGAAGCAAGCAAGAAGGTCGTTATTGAAGAGTTTTTAGATGGACAAGAATTTTCATTAATGGCATTTGTAAATGGAACAACTGTACATCCGATGGTAATTGCTCAAGACCATAAACGAGCTTTTGATGGCGATAAGGGGCCTAATACAGGTGGAATGGGCGCATATTCTCCAGTACCACAAATTCCAGAATCAGCAGTTCAAGAGGCGATTGAAACAGTATTACACCCAACTGCTAAAGCGATGATCCAAGAAAATCGTTCGTTTACAGGTATTTTATATGCAGGGCTTATTTTAACAAATGATGGTCCAAAGGTAATTGAATTTAATGCTCGCTTTGGTGATCCTGAAACGGAAGTTGTATTACCTCGCTTAGAAAATGATTTAGTCGATGTATGCAACGCTGTGTTAGATGAAAGTGAACTAACTTTACAATGGTCAGAAGATGCTGTTATCGGTGTTGTACTTGCTTCTAAAGGATATCCAGAAGTGTATAAAAAAGGTGAAATTATTAACGGATTAGATGCACTGCAAGATGTGATTGTTTTCCATGCGGGGACAGTAATGAAACACGGTGATTTTGTAACAAATGGTGGCCGTGTATTATTTGTTGCTTGCAAGGCGAATAGTTTACAAGAAGCGAAAGATAAAGTATATAAAGAAATCGGTAAAATTGAGAGTGATGGTTTATTTTACCGAAGTGATATAGGATATCGTGCAATTGGGCATGAGATGACGAGAAGCTAA
- the purM gene encoding phosphoribosylformylglycinamidine cyclo-ligase, which yields MANAYKQAGVDIEAGYEAVSRMKKHVQTTMRKEVLGGLGGFGGMFDLSKFALEEPVLVSGTDGVGTKLMLAFMADKHDTIGIDAVAMCVNDIVVQGAEPLFFLDYIACGKAEPSKIENIVKGISEGCRQAGCALIGGETAEMPGMYSTEEYDLAGFTVGIVDKKKIVTGEKIEAGHVLIGLASSGIHSNGYSLVRKVLLEDGELSLNRIYGRLELPLGEELLKPTKIYVKPILELLKKHEVYGMAHITGGGFIENIPRMLPEGVGAEIELGAWEIQPIFSLLQEVGKLEEKEMFNIFNMGIGMVVAVKEEDAKDVVRLLEEQGETARIIGRTVQGAGVTFNGGTAL from the coding sequence ATGGCGAATGCATATAAGCAAGCAGGAGTAGATATTGAAGCTGGATATGAAGCGGTATCTCGCATGAAAAAACACGTACAAACAACAATGAGAAAAGAAGTGCTAGGCGGTTTAGGCGGTTTTGGAGGTATGTTTGATCTATCAAAATTTGCATTAGAAGAACCTGTATTAGTATCTGGAACAGATGGCGTGGGAACGAAATTGATGCTCGCTTTTATGGCAGATAAACATGACACAATTGGTATTGATGCAGTAGCAATGTGTGTAAATGATATTGTTGTCCAAGGAGCAGAGCCGCTTTTCTTCCTTGATTATATTGCTTGTGGTAAAGCTGAACCTAGTAAAATTGAAAACATCGTCAAAGGTATATCAGAGGGCTGTCGCCAAGCTGGTTGTGCATTAATTGGTGGAGAAACAGCTGAAATGCCAGGGATGTATTCTACGGAAGAATACGATTTAGCTGGTTTTACAGTTGGAATTGTTGATAAAAAGAAAATTGTAACAGGTGAAAAAATTGAAGCCGGTCACGTATTAATTGGCCTAGCATCTAGCGGTATTCATAGTAATGGTTACTCTTTAGTACGAAAAGTGTTACTAGAAGATGGAGAACTATCTTTAAATCGCATTTATGGACGCTTAGAGCTACCTCTTGGTGAGGAATTATTAAAACCAACGAAAATTTATGTCAAACCTATTTTAGAACTATTGAAGAAACATGAAGTATACGGTATGGCACATATTACAGGTGGCGGATTCATTGAAAACATTCCACGTATGTTGCCAGAAGGAGTTGGTGCTGAAATTGAGCTAGGAGCTTGGGAAATTCAGCCGATCTTCAGTTTACTTCAAGAAGTTGGGAAACTAGAAGAGAAAGAAATGTTCAATATTTTTAACATGGGTATTGGTATGGTAGTAGCGGTGAAGGAAGAAGATGCAAAAGATGTTGTTCGTCTTCTTGAAGAGCAAGGAGAAACAGCGCGTATTATTGGACGTACTGTACAAGGTGCTGGTGTTACTTTCAATGGGGGCACAGCACTATGA
- a CDS encoding toxin-antitoxin system HicB family antitoxin, with translation MAKKKSFPLRIDPELHAVIEKWANDEFRSVNAHIEYLLREMAKQKGKLKKDKDA, from the coding sequence ATGGCCAAAAAGAAAAGCTTTCCATTACGTATTGATCCTGAATTACACGCAGTCATCGAAAAATGGGCGAATGATGAGTTTCGTAGCGTCAATGCACACATCGAGTATTTACTTCGAGAAATGGCAAAGCAAAAAGGGAAATTAAAAAAAGATAAAGATGCATAA
- the purL gene encoding phosphoribosylformylglycinamidine synthase II, whose product MSLMLEPNPTQIKEERIYAEMGLTDEEFAMVEKILGRLPNYTETGLFSVMWSEHCSYKNSKPVLRKFPTTGERVLQGPGEGAGIVDIGDNQAVVFKMESHNHPSAIEPYQGAATGVGGIIRDVFSMGARPVALLNSLRFGELQSPRVKYLFEEVVAGIAGYGNCIGIPTVGGEVQFDPCYEGNPLVNAMCVGLINHEDIKKGQAHGAGNTVMYVGASTGRDGIHGATFASEELSESSEAKRPAVQVGDPFMEKLLIEACLELIQSDALVGIQDMGAAGLTSSSAEMASKAGMGIEMYLDDVPQRETGMTPYEMMLSESQERMLIVVKKGREQEIVDLFEKYGLAAVTMGKVTEDKMLRLFHKDEMVAEVPADALAEEAPIYHKPSKEAAYFAEFQQMKMETPKVEDYKETLLALLQQPTIASKEWVYDQYDYQVRTSTIVTPGSDAAVIRVRGTEKGLAMTTDCNSRYIYLDPEVGGKIAVAEAARNIVCSGGEPLAITDCLNFGNPEKPEIFWQIEKSVDGMSEACRKLQTPVIGGNVSMYNERSGEAVYPTPTVGMVGLVHDLKHVTTQEFKQAGDLVYVIGETKAEFGGSELQKMVHGKIFGQSPSIDLDVELKRQKQVLEAIQAGLVQSAHDVAEGGLAVAITESAIGANGLGATVKLDGEATAVLFAESQSRFVITVKRENKEAFEKVVEAIQVGEVTNTNEVTIHNEENEVLLTANVDEMRKAWKGAIPCLLK is encoded by the coding sequence ATGTCGTTAATGCTTGAACCAAATCCAACACAAATTAAAGAAGAGCGCATATATGCGGAAATGGGGCTAACAGACGAAGAGTTTGCCATGGTTGAAAAGATTTTAGGCCGTCTGCCGAATTATACAGAAACAGGATTATTCTCTGTTATGTGGTCTGAACATTGTAGTTATAAAAATTCGAAGCCAGTACTTCGTAAATTCCCAACGACGGGTGAGCGCGTTCTGCAAGGACCTGGAGAAGGTGCTGGAATTGTAGACATCGGTGATAATCAAGCGGTTGTATTTAAAATGGAAAGCCATAACCACCCTTCTGCAATTGAACCATATCAAGGAGCAGCAACAGGCGTTGGCGGTATTATTCGTGATGTATTCTCTATGGGAGCACGTCCGGTAGCTCTATTAAACTCACTTCGCTTCGGTGAATTACAATCACCACGTGTGAAATATTTATTCGAAGAAGTGGTAGCAGGAATTGCAGGATACGGTAACTGCATCGGTATTCCTACTGTTGGCGGCGAAGTACAATTTGATCCATGTTATGAAGGAAATCCACTTGTAAATGCAATGTGCGTAGGTTTAATTAACCATGAAGATATTAAAAAAGGGCAAGCGCACGGTGCTGGTAATACAGTAATGTACGTAGGAGCATCTACTGGTCGTGATGGTATTCACGGTGCAACATTCGCATCTGAAGAGCTATCTGAAAGCTCAGAAGCGAAACGTCCGGCAGTTCAAGTAGGAGATCCATTTATGGAGAAACTTCTTATTGAAGCTTGCTTAGAACTTATTCAGTCTGATGCACTTGTTGGAATTCAAGATATGGGAGCTGCTGGTTTAACTTCATCTTCTGCAGAAATGGCAAGTAAAGCAGGTATGGGTATTGAAATGTACTTAGATGATGTACCACAGCGTGAAACTGGCATGACTCCATATGAAATGATGTTATCTGAATCACAAGAGCGTATGTTAATCGTTGTGAAAAAAGGTAGAGAGCAAGAAATAGTAGATTTATTTGAGAAGTATGGTCTTGCAGCAGTTACGATGGGGAAAGTAACTGAAGATAAAATGCTTCGCTTATTCCATAAAGATGAAATGGTAGCTGAAGTACCGGCGGATGCTCTTGCAGAAGAAGCACCAATTTATCATAAACCGTCAAAAGAAGCAGCATACTTTGCTGAGTTCCAGCAGATGAAAATGGAAACACCAAAAGTAGAAGATTATAAAGAAACGTTATTAGCTCTATTACAACAACCAACGATTGCAAGTAAAGAGTGGGTATATGATCAATATGATTATCAAGTGCGCACTAGCACAATCGTTACACCAGGTTCAGATGCAGCGGTTATACGTGTACGCGGTACAGAAAAAGGATTAGCAATGACGACAGATTGTAACTCTCGCTACATTTATTTAGATCCAGAAGTGGGCGGTAAAATTGCAGTAGCAGAGGCAGCACGTAATATCGTATGTTCTGGCGGGGAGCCACTTGCAATTACAGATTGCTTAAACTTCGGTAACCCAGAAAAACCAGAAATCTTCTGGCAAATTGAGAAATCAGTAGACGGTATGAGTGAAGCTTGCCGCAAGTTACAAACGCCAGTTATCGGCGGGAATGTATCAATGTATAACGAGCGTAGTGGTGAAGCTGTATATCCAACACCAACTGTTGGGATGGTTGGACTGGTACACGATTTAAAACACGTAACAACACAAGAATTTAAACAAGCTGGCGATTTAGTTTATGTAATTGGGGAGACGAAAGCTGAGTTTGGCGGAAGTGAATTACAGAAAATGGTCCACGGCAAAATTTTCGGCCAATCACCAAGTATCGATCTAGATGTAGAGTTAAAACGCCAAAAACAAGTATTAGAAGCAATTCAAGCTGGTCTTGTTCAATCTGCACATGATGTTGCTGAAGGTGGTTTAGCAGTTGCAATTACTGAAAGTGCAATTGGTGCTAACGGTTTAGGTGCTACTGTGAAATTAGATGGGGAAGCAACAGCAGTATTATTTGCAGAATCACAATCTCGCTTCGTTATAACTGTAAAACGTGAAAATAAAGAAGCATTTGAGAAAGTGGTTGAAGCAATTCAAGTTGGAGAAGTGACAAATACAAATGAAGTAACAATTCATAATGAAGAAAATGAAGTATTACTTACAGCGAATGTAGATGAGATGAGAAAGGCTTGGAAAGGGGCAATCCCATGCTTGCTGAAATAA
- the purH gene encoding bifunctional phosphoribosylaminoimidazolecarboxamide formyltransferase/IMP cyclohydrolase, whose product MKKRALVSVSDKTGVVEFVKGLLEQGIEVISTGGTKKLLEENGLQVIGISEVTGFPEIMDGRVKTLHPNIHGGLLAVRDNEMHVAQMNELGIQPIDFVVVNLYPFKETIAKPDVTFADAIENIDIGGPTMIRSAAKNHKFVSVIVDPVDYDVVLAELKENGEVTEGTKRKLAAKVFRHTAAYDALISNYLTEQMGEESPETLTVTFEKKQDLRYGENPHQKATFYKAPFAATSSVAYAEQLHGKELSYNNINDADAALSIVKEFTEPAVVAVKHMNPCGVGVGTDIHEAYIRAYEADPVSIFGGIIAANREIDKATAEKLHEIFLEIVIAPSFSQEALEVLQSKKNLRLLTVNIEKATSASKKLTSVQGGLLVQEEDTLSLDESTISIPTKREPSEQEWKDLKLAWKVVKHVKSNAIVLAKDDMTIGVGAGQMNRVGSAKIAITQAGEKAQGSALASDAFFPMPDTVEEAAKAGITAIIQPGGSIRDEDSIKMADVYGITMVFTGVRHFKH is encoded by the coding sequence ATGAAAAAGCGTGCATTAGTAAGTGTTTCAGATAAAACAGGAGTAGTAGAATTTGTTAAAGGTTTACTTGAACAAGGGATTGAAGTTATTTCAACAGGTGGTACGAAAAAATTATTAGAAGAAAACGGCTTACAAGTAATTGGTATTTCTGAAGTAACTGGTTTCCCAGAAATTATGGATGGCCGTGTAAAAACATTACATCCAAATATTCATGGTGGCCTATTAGCAGTTCGTGATAATGAAATGCATGTAGCGCAAATGAATGAATTAGGTATTCAACCAATTGACTTCGTTGTTGTTAACTTATACCCATTTAAAGAAACAATCGCTAAGCCTGATGTAACATTTGCTGATGCAATTGAAAATATTGATATCGGTGGCCCAACAATGATTCGCTCTGCTGCGAAAAATCATAAATTTGTATCGGTAATTGTAGATCCAGTAGATTATGATGTTGTATTAGCAGAACTGAAAGAGAACGGTGAAGTAACAGAGGGAACGAAACGTAAATTAGCAGCGAAAGTATTCCGTCATACAGCGGCATATGATGCGTTAATTTCTAACTACTTAACAGAGCAAATGGGCGAAGAAAGTCCAGAAACATTAACGGTGACATTTGAGAAAAAACAAGATTTACGCTATGGCGAAAATCCACATCAAAAAGCAACGTTCTATAAAGCGCCATTCGCAGCAACTTCTTCTGTTGCATATGCAGAACAATTACATGGTAAAGAATTATCTTATAACAATATCAATGACGCAGACGCAGCGCTTAGCATCGTAAAAGAATTTACAGAACCAGCAGTAGTAGCGGTAAAACATATGAATCCATGTGGTGTTGGAGTAGGAACTGATATTCACGAAGCATATATTCGTGCTTATGAAGCGGATCCAGTATCAATCTTCGGAGGCATTATTGCAGCGAATCGTGAAATTGATAAAGCTACAGCAGAAAAGTTACACGAAATTTTCTTAGAAATTGTTATCGCACCTTCTTTCTCACAAGAAGCTTTAGAAGTATTGCAAAGTAAGAAAAATTTACGTTTACTAACTGTAAATATTGAAAAAGCAACAAGCGCAAGTAAAAAGCTAACTTCTGTACAAGGTGGACTTCTTGTTCAAGAGGAAGATACGTTATCATTAGATGAAAGTACAATTTCAATTCCAACGAAACGTGAACCATCAGAGCAAGAGTGGAAAGATTTAAAACTAGCTTGGAAAGTTGTAAAACATGTGAAATCAAATGCAATTGTTTTAGCGAAAGATGATATGACAATTGGTGTCGGTGCTGGACAAATGAACCGTGTAGGTTCTGCGAAGATTGCAATCACACAAGCTGGCGAAAAAGCACAAGGTAGCGCACTTGCATCTGATGCTTTCTTCCCAATGCCAGATACAGTAGAAGAAGCAGCAAAAGCTGGAATTACAGCAATCATTCAACCAGGCGGATCGATTCGTGATGAAGATTCTATTAAAATGGCAGATGTGTATGGGATTACTATGGTGTTCACTGGCGTACGTCATTTCAAACACTAA
- a CDS encoding heptaprenylglyceryl phosphate synthase: MYDISKWKHVFKLDPNKELSDEHLEMICESGTDAVIVGGSDGITIDNVLHMLVSIRRYAVPCVLEVSDVEAITPGFDFYYIPSVLNSRKVEWVTGVHHEALKEFGDIMDWDEIFMEGYCVLNPEAKVAQLTDAKCDLTEDDVIAYARLADKLLRLPIFYLEYSGTYGDIELVKNVKAELKQAKLYYGGGISNAEQAKEMAQYADTVVVGNIIYDDIKSALKTVKAVKGE; this comes from the coding sequence ATGTACGATATTTCCAAATGGAAACATGTATTTAAGCTTGATCCAAATAAGGAGTTAAGTGACGAACATTTAGAAATGATTTGTGAATCTGGAACGGATGCCGTTATTGTAGGCGGAAGTGATGGCATAACAATTGATAATGTATTACACATGCTAGTTAGCATTCGCAGATATGCAGTTCCTTGTGTGTTAGAGGTTTCTGATGTGGAGGCAATTACACCAGGATTTGATTTTTATTATATTCCAAGCGTTTTGAATAGCCGAAAAGTAGAATGGGTAACAGGTGTTCATCATGAGGCATTGAAAGAATTTGGGGATATTATGGACTGGGACGAAATTTTCATGGAAGGGTATTGTGTTTTAAACCCTGAAGCGAAAGTAGCCCAGCTTACAGATGCAAAATGTGATTTAACAGAAGATGATGTGATTGCATACGCGCGTTTAGCAGACAAGTTATTACGTTTACCGATATTTTATTTAGAATATAGCGGTACGTATGGAGACATTGAACTTGTTAAAAATGTAAAAGCAGAATTAAAACAAGCTAAGTTGTATTATGGCGGCGGTATTTCTAATGCAGAACAAGCGAAGGAAATGGCGCAGTATGCTGATACAGTAGTTGTTGGAAATATTATTTATGATGATATAAAATCCGCGTTAAAAACAGTTAAAGCAGTAAAAGGAGAGTAG
- a CDS encoding SPFH domain-containing protein produces the protein MKEKQVFYVNGFLGVIGILVLAAIGVFCLVQEMFVIAILALILASVLATGIGIVQPNQAKVITFFGSYLGTIRQNGLFLTIPFAFRQTVSLRVENFNSKKLKVNDVEGNPIEIAAVIVYKVVDSAKAMFGVEHYDRFVEIQSETAIRHVATKYPYDNFQDETCITLRGNTEEISEELKRELEARLEIAGVEVLETRLTHLAYATEIAHAMLQRQQAKAVLAARKEIVEGAVKMAKDSIHMLDEEGVLELDDERKANMVNNLLVAIVSDKGAQPVINTGSLY, from the coding sequence ATGAAAGAAAAACAAGTATTTTATGTTAATGGATTTCTCGGCGTTATTGGAATTTTAGTTTTAGCCGCTATCGGTGTATTTTGCCTTGTACAAGAAATGTTTGTAATAGCTATTTTAGCTCTCATATTAGCATCTGTTTTAGCTACAGGTATCGGTATCGTTCAACCGAATCAAGCGAAAGTTATTACGTTCTTCGGTAGTTATTTAGGAACAATTCGTCAAAATGGTTTATTTTTAACAATTCCATTCGCGTTTCGTCAAACTGTATCTTTACGTGTTGAAAACTTTAACAGTAAGAAATTAAAAGTAAACGATGTTGAGGGCAATCCAATTGAAATTGCAGCCGTTATCGTATATAAAGTTGTTGATTCCGCAAAAGCAATGTTTGGTGTTGAGCATTACGATCGATTCGTAGAAATTCAAAGTGAAACAGCAATCCGCCACGTTGCTACAAAATATCCTTATGATAATTTCCAAGATGAAACTTGCATCACGTTACGAGGAAATACTGAAGAGATCTCTGAAGAATTAAAGCGTGAGTTAGAAGCACGACTTGAAATCGCTGGCGTAGAAGTATTAGAAACTCGTTTAACACATTTAGCTTACGCAACAGAAATTGCCCATGCAATGTTGCAACGTCAACAAGCAAAAGCAGTATTAGCTGCCCGAAAAGAGATCGTTGAGGGTGCTGTGAAGATGGCGAAAGATTCAATCCATATGTTAGATGAAGAAGGCGTATTGGAACTCGATGACGAGCGTAAAGCAAATATGGTGAACAATTTATTAGTTGCCATCGTTTCAGATAAAGGTGCGCAACCAGTTATTAATACAGGAAGCTTATACTAA